Proteins encoded within one genomic window of Pygocentrus nattereri isolate fPygNat1 chromosome 9, fPygNat1.pri, whole genome shotgun sequence:
- the LOC108435208 gene encoding protein LKAAEAR1 isoform X2: MTGQTDRKWRTATGADLKRMCPQQRARHLAYAEPSKEAKGWMAASKQRVRARLAQERTASEKNPQHGLDSKLHQDVLVGQLKADEARNRIRRMRLQYQNPSAQSAVRLELLLSAQERKMNSTDSLDQLQRRRVEEILEDERGLTIIRG, encoded by the exons ATGACGGGGCAAACTGACCGGAAGTGGAGGACTGCCACAGGCGCAGACTTAAAAAGGATGTGCCCTCAGCAGAGAGCTCGACACCTGGCCTACGCCGAGCCCTCCAAGGAGGCGAAAGGGTGGATGGCTGCTTCGAAGCAGCGGGTTCGTGCCCGACTGGCTCAAGAGAGGACGGCAAGCGAGAAAAATCCTCAGCACGGCTTGGATTCAAAATTGCATCAGGACGTGCTCGTTGGGCAGTTAAAAGCCGATGAGGCGAGGAATAGGATTCGACGTATGAGGCTGCAGTACCAGAAC CCCAGTGCACAGAGCGCTGTGCGCCTAGAACTGCTACTGTCGGCACAGGAGAGGAAGATGAACAGTACAGACAGCCTGGACCAGCTACAG AGGCGGAGGGTGGAGGAGATTCTGGAGGATGAAAGGGGCCTTACCATAATCAGAGGATAA
- the LOC108435208 gene encoding protein LKAAEAR1 isoform X1: protein MTGQTDRKWRTATGADLKRMCPQQRARHLAYAEPSKEAKGWMAASKQRVRARLAQERTASEKNPQHGLDSKLHQDVLVGQLKADEARNRIRRMRLQYQNAQEINLMISCQPSAQSAVRLELLLSAQERKMNSTDSLDQLQRRRVEEILEDERGLTIIRG, encoded by the exons ATGACGGGGCAAACTGACCGGAAGTGGAGGACTGCCACAGGCGCAGACTTAAAAAGGATGTGCCCTCAGCAGAGAGCTCGACACCTGGCCTACGCCGAGCCCTCCAAGGAGGCGAAAGGGTGGATGGCTGCTTCGAAGCAGCGGGTTCGTGCCCGACTGGCTCAAGAGAGGACGGCAAGCGAGAAAAATCCTCAGCACGGCTTGGATTCAAAATTGCATCAGGACGTGCTCGTTGGGCAGTTAAAAGCCGATGAGGCGAGGAATAGGATTCGACGTATGAGGCTGCAGTACCAGAAC GCACAGGAAATTAACTTAATGATTTCATGTCAGCCCAGTGCACAGAGCGCTGTGCGCCTAGAACTGCTACTGTCGGCACAGGAGAGGAAGATGAACAGTACAGACAGCCTGGACCAGCTACAG AGGCGGAGGGTGGAGGAGATTCTGGAGGATGAAAGGGGCCTTACCATAATCAGAGGATAA
- the LOC108435208 gene encoding uncharacterized protein LOC108435208 isoform X3, producing MTGQTDRKWRTATGADLKRMCPQQRARHLAYAEPSKEAKGWMAASKQRVRARLAQERTASEKNPQHGLDSKLHQDVLVGQLKADEARNRIRRMRLQYQNCTERCAPRTATVGTGEEDEQYRQPGPATEAEGGGDSGG from the exons ATGACGGGGCAAACTGACCGGAAGTGGAGGACTGCCACAGGCGCAGACTTAAAAAGGATGTGCCCTCAGCAGAGAGCTCGACACCTGGCCTACGCCGAGCCCTCCAAGGAGGCGAAAGGGTGGATGGCTGCTTCGAAGCAGCGGGTTCGTGCCCGACTGGCTCAAGAGAGGACGGCAAGCGAGAAAAATCCTCAGCACGGCTTGGATTCAAAATTGCATCAGGACGTGCTCGTTGGGCAGTTAAAAGCCGATGAGGCGAGGAATAGGATTCGACGTATGAGGCTGCAGTACCAGAAC TGCACAGAGCGCTGTGCGCCTAGAACTGCTACTGTCGGCACAGGAGAGGAAGATGAACAGTACAGACAGCCTGGACCAGCTACAG AGGCGGAGGGTGGAGGAGATTCTGGAGGATGA